A genomic region of Pseudomonas sp. KU43P contains the following coding sequences:
- a CDS encoding right-handed parallel beta-helix repeat-containing protein translates to MAALARFSVTCLAALCLAGTAHAASQTLPVNASVTALPQDQRQLKVDQLRQQVRQAVAFQQGERPRPAGRASVSLQPMFSAQAGSWPFEPFVNNGLFRAIAGYQAHHPQVVQLRGGSITLAQLHDALDDPRILKRYKDGYLLSYPLLIGADAGLLIEGTSLYLSSYSGTALINQGWLGLNQSNLESMAGDQPSATERAWRPFVVAWAGSHTQVLGSTLKRLGYNANLSRGLTTALSAQQAAGTRLATVIIRDSHFSEMSSAVELQHSQATISTSQFEQSQQYAIDVRDSQLKLQGNQLRGIDNNSGVRLRGQTRAWVEGNLILGAAKAAIEVSEQQGAVLLASNRIGDSRGNGIQLRNLAPSVAAPLVIDDNLLASSQGSAVDASEVGAVALLDNRIGNTSEYAVSVRNSTPLPGPLVLSGNRLGQVGKALVRVEGVRDVVLGANRYEGKPLLQNLLIGDLLPLQGQLLEATVGQGGTVRVQQQ, encoded by the coding sequence ATGGCCGCCCTCGCCCGCTTTTCCGTTACCTGCCTGGCCGCCCTGTGCCTGGCCGGCACCGCCCATGCCGCCAGCCAGACGCTGCCGGTCAACGCATCGGTTACCGCACTGCCCCAGGACCAGCGCCAGCTCAAGGTCGACCAGTTGCGCCAGCAGGTGCGCCAGGCAGTAGCCTTCCAGCAAGGCGAACGCCCGCGCCCGGCAGGCCGCGCCAGCGTCAGCTTGCAACCGATGTTCTCGGCCCAGGCCGGTAGCTGGCCGTTCGAGCCCTTCGTCAACAACGGCCTGTTCCGTGCCATTGCCGGTTACCAGGCGCACCACCCGCAAGTGGTACAGCTGCGTGGCGGCAGCATCACCCTGGCGCAACTGCACGATGCGCTCGACGACCCGCGCATCCTCAAGCGCTACAAGGACGGCTACCTGCTCAGCTATCCGTTGCTGATCGGTGCCGATGCCGGTTTGCTGATCGAAGGCACCAGCCTGTACCTGTCGAGCTATTCCGGCACGGCGCTGATCAATCAGGGCTGGCTGGGGCTCAACCAGTCGAACCTGGAAAGCATGGCCGGCGACCAGCCCAGCGCCACCGAACGCGCCTGGCGGCCGTTCGTGGTGGCCTGGGCCGGCAGCCATACCCAAGTGCTCGGCTCGACCCTCAAGCGCCTGGGTTACAACGCCAACCTCTCGCGCGGCCTGACCACCGCCCTGAGCGCCCAGCAGGCGGCAGGCACACGCCTGGCCACGGTGATCATCCGTGACAGCCACTTCAGCGAGATGTCCAGCGCAGTAGAGTTGCAGCACAGCCAGGCGACCATCAGCACCAGCCAGTTCGAGCAGTCGCAGCAGTACGCCATCGACGTGCGCGACAGCCAGCTCAAGCTGCAGGGCAACCAGCTGCGCGGCATCGACAACAACAGCGGCGTGCGCCTGCGCGGGCAGACCCGTGCGTGGGTGGAAGGCAACCTGATCCTTGGTGCAGCCAAGGCGGCCATCGAGGTCAGCGAACAGCAGGGGGCGGTGTTGCTGGCAAGTAACCGTATTGGCGACAGCCGCGGCAATGGCATTCAATTGCGCAACCTGGCGCCAAGCGTGGCGGCACCACTGGTGATCGACGACAACCTGCTGGCCAGCAGCCAGGGCAGCGCGGTGGATGCCAGCGAGGTGGGCGCCGTGGCGTTGCTCGACAACCGCATCGGCAATACCTCGGAATATGCCGTGAGCGTGCGCAACTCAACGCCGCTGCCGGGGCCGCTGGTGCTCAGCGGCAACCGCCTGGGCCAGGTGGGCAAGGCACTGGTGCGGGTGGAGGGGGTGCGGGATGTGGTGCTGGGGGCGAACCGCTATGAGGGCAAGCCGTTGCTGCAGAACCTGTTGATCGGTGATCTGTTGCCGTTGCAGGGGCAGTTGCTGGAAGCGACTGTGGGCCAGGGTGGGACGGTGCGGGTGCAGCAGCAGTGA
- a CDS encoding GNAT family N-acetyltransferase, which produces MPLELKPASERDCTFARGLTRRAMLPYYREFDLLWIEEAFDQAWSWREQWLIVDGESVLGFCSLSQDRQALFIRELHLVPEQRGRGVGSWVLEQLACWAGQRRLPLLRLMVFKSNPARRLYLRHGFVEMGEDDCFVRMQRRII; this is translated from the coding sequence ATGCCCCTTGAACTCAAACCCGCCAGCGAGCGGGATTGCACCTTTGCCCGGGGCCTTACGCGCCGGGCGATGCTGCCTTATTACCGCGAGTTCGATCTGCTGTGGATCGAGGAGGCGTTCGACCAGGCGTGGAGCTGGCGCGAGCAGTGGCTGATCGTTGACGGAGAGAGCGTGCTGGGCTTTTGCAGCCTCAGTCAGGATCGCCAGGCGCTGTTCATCCGGGAGCTGCACCTGGTGCCGGAGCAGCGTGGGCGCGGGGTGGGCAGTTGGGTGCTGGAGCAACTGGCGTGTTGGGCTGGGCAGCGGCGCTTGCCTTTGCTGAGGTTGATGGTGTTCAAGAGCAACCCGGCGCGGCGTCTGTACCTGCGCCATGGGTTTGTCGAGATGGGGGAGGATGACTGTTTCGTGCGCATGCAGCGGCGAATCATCTGA
- a CDS encoding alginate O-acetyltransferase AlgF encodes MKLTHLFAAIALATASHATLAAEGNADLYDAVAPADSAFVRVLNLSDSNIDVTLSGKVNPQRVAAGQISGYRFTPAGPHKIAVGSKAIEPQLKANAASTVIFDGKQLTLISDKYVNEPKKAQIAFYNLTPTQTALKTSDGKHEVVAPLGNGQTGTRMVNEIKIDFAAYAQDTKVASFDEQFLKKGRSYSYVLLPGNRSMTLANSIDPTE; translated from the coding sequence ATGAAACTGACCCACCTGTTCGCTGCCATCGCCCTGGCCACCGCCAGCCACGCCACCCTGGCCGCCGAGGGCAACGCCGACCTGTACGACGCCGTGGCCCCGGCCGACTCGGCCTTCGTGCGCGTGCTGAACCTGTCCGACAGCAACATCGACGTGACCCTCAGCGGCAAGGTCAACCCGCAGCGGGTCGCTGCCGGCCAGATCAGCGGCTACCGCTTCACCCCCGCCGGCCCGCACAAGATCGCCGTGGGCAGCAAGGCCATCGAGCCGCAGCTCAAGGCCAATGCCGCCAGCACCGTGATCTTCGATGGCAAGCAACTGACCCTGATCAGCGACAAGTATGTCAACGAGCCGAAAAAGGCCCAGATCGCCTTCTACAACCTGACCCCGACCCAGACTGCGTTGAAGACTTCCGATGGCAAGCACGAAGTGGTCGCACCGCTGGGCAACGGCCAGACCGGCACGCGCATGGTCAACGAGATCAAGATCGACTTCGCCGCCTACGCCCAGGACACCAAGGTCGCCAGCTTCGACGAGCAGTTCCTCAAGAAGGGCCGCTCCTACAGCTATGTGCTGCTGCCGGGCAACCGCAGCATGACCCTGGCCAACAGCATCGACCCCACCGAGTGA
- a CDS encoding DUF488 domain-containing protein: MIRCKRVYDAVDQGDGQRVLVDRLWPRNKRKDALQGAWLREVAPSAQLRKAFHLGEVDFSGFTQRYRQELAAHPEHWYPLLDLMAKGDLTLLYAGKDTEHNNAQVLAAWLEEEWERRGPGSSPVCYAP; this comes from the coding sequence ATGATTCGCTGCAAGCGCGTCTATGACGCGGTCGACCAAGGCGATGGCCAGCGTGTGCTGGTCGACCGCCTGTGGCCGCGCAACAAACGCAAGGACGCGTTGCAGGGTGCGTGGTTGCGCGAGGTGGCGCCGTCGGCGCAATTGCGCAAGGCGTTTCACCTGGGTGAGGTGGACTTCAGCGGTTTCACCCAGCGCTATCGGCAGGAGTTGGCGGCGCACCCCGAGCATTGGTACCCGCTGCTGGACCTGATGGCCAAGGGTGACCTGACCCTGCTGTATGCCGGCAAGGATACCGAGCACAACAATGCCCAGGTGCTGGCCGCGTGGCTCGAAGAGGAATGGGAGCGGCGGGGGCCGGGCAGTTCGCCGGTGTGTTATGCCCCTTGA
- a CDS encoding MBOAT family O-acyltransferase, translating into MIFASNVFLFLYLPLFLAVYFLARPQWRSTVIVAASYIFYAWWRPDFLLLFVGITYWNYAFGLRIKARLDAGDKRWALRLLWIGVAGNLSTLGYFKYANFGAEVLALLLAPLGINTWTLENIFLPLGISFYVFHALSYIVDIYRKDATPTRSFIDFAAFVALFPHLVAGPILRYSQLAPQLRERNHSLELFSLGVCRFMLGFIMKVLIADRLAPINVLFVSEGALQFSDAWFGLVISTLQLYFDFAGYSHMALGLALMMGFRFPENFNQPYVSQSITEFWARWHMTLAHFLRDYVYMPLVRKRVAGALPALVWTMLLSGLWHGASFAFICWGLFFGIGMVIERKFGLATKVTTPYHLGRNLRTAVLIVLSMPLFFTMDLRHSLDIYQALFGFNGFGSLQLYVLGASKMAMAFALVALAWLVLAGINNVRFYAGNKQGYFMRHVGALNSVLLWGGFLLALSSLAANSFSPFLYFQF; encoded by the coding sequence ATGATCTTCGCCTCCAACGTGTTCCTGTTCCTCTACCTGCCGCTGTTCCTGGCCGTGTACTTCCTGGCCAGGCCGCAGTGGCGCTCGACGGTGATCGTCGCCGCCAGCTACATCTTCTACGCCTGGTGGCGGCCGGACTTCCTGCTGCTGTTCGTCGGCATCACCTACTGGAACTACGCCTTCGGCCTGCGCATAAAAGCCCGCCTGGATGCCGGCGACAAGCGCTGGGCCTTGCGCCTGCTGTGGATCGGCGTGGCCGGCAACCTGTCGACCCTGGGCTACTTCAAGTACGCCAACTTCGGCGCCGAAGTGCTGGCCCTGCTGCTGGCGCCGCTGGGCATCAACACCTGGACGCTGGAGAACATCTTCCTGCCGCTGGGCATTTCGTTCTACGTGTTCCATGCCCTGAGCTACATCGTCGACATCTACCGCAAGGACGCCACGCCCACTCGCAGCTTCATCGACTTCGCCGCCTTCGTGGCGTTGTTCCCGCACCTGGTGGCCGGGCCGATCCTGCGCTACAGCCAGCTGGCCCCGCAGCTGCGTGAACGCAACCATTCCCTGGAGCTGTTCTCGCTGGGCGTATGCCGCTTCATGCTCGGCTTCATCATGAAGGTGCTGATTGCCGACCGCCTGGCGCCGATCAACGTGCTGTTCGTCAGCGAGGGCGCGTTGCAGTTCAGCGACGCCTGGTTCGGCCTGGTGATTTCCACCCTGCAGCTGTATTTCGACTTCGCCGGCTACAGCCACATGGCCCTGGGCCTTGCATTGATGATGGGCTTCCGCTTCCCGGAAAACTTCAACCAGCCGTATGTGTCCCAGAGCATCACCGAGTTCTGGGCGCGCTGGCACATGACGCTGGCGCATTTTCTGCGTGACTACGTGTACATGCCGCTGGTGCGCAAGCGCGTGGCCGGGGCGCTGCCGGCGCTGGTCTGGACCATGCTGCTGTCGGGCCTTTGGCACGGGGCAAGCTTCGCCTTCATCTGCTGGGGGCTGTTCTTCGGTATCGGCATGGTCATCGAGCGCAAGTTCGGCCTGGCGACCAAGGTCACCACGCCCTACCACTTGGGCCGCAACCTGCGCACCGCCGTGCTGATCGTGCTGAGCATGCCGCTGTTCTTCACCATGGACCTGCGCCACAGCCTCGACATCTACCAAGCACTGTTCGGCTTCAACGGCTTCGGCTCGCTGCAGCTGTACGTGCTCGGCGCCTCGAAGATGGCCATGGCCTTCGCCCTGGTGGCACTGGCCTGGCTGGTGCTGGCCGGGATCAACAACGTGCGCTTCTACGCGGGCAACAAGCAAGGCTATTTCATGCGCCATGTCGGCGCGCTGAACAGCGTGCTGCTGTGGGGTGGCTTTTTGTTGGCGCTGAGCAGCCTGGCGGCCAATTCCTTCTCGCCCTTCCTGTATTTCCAGTTCTAG
- a CDS encoding inorganic phosphate transporter: protein MATPSLASQPQLAHRDSRPQLSHKPGRATLFLFFGLLMAGIAYTAWSLKQDVSASGTVITTVTPFLLLGLALLIALGFEFVNGFHDTANAVATVIYTHSLPAPVAVVWSGLCNFLGVLLSSGAVAFGIIALLPVELILKVGSTAGFAMVFALLLAAIIWNLGTWWLGLPASSSHTLIGSIIGVGVANALMHGRDGTSGVDWSQASKVGYALLFSPLIGFACAALLLLSLRALLKRKALYQAPEGRTPPPWWIRGVLILTCTGVSFAHGSNDGQKGMGLIMLILVGTLPMAYALNKTMPSEQALQFSAVAEVTRQALVRTDPTPLPGDPRLVLTAFISEPKAAPQLVPALASLTGMIGEEVKGYGSLKRVPAEAMANVRNDMYLTSEAIRLMEKNQLVTFDADTRSHLQLFKTQLDDATRYIPLWVKVAVAIALGLGTMVGWRRIVVTVGEKIGKTHLSYAQGASAEVVAMCTIGAADMFGLPVSTTHVLSSGVAGTMVANGSGIQKRTLINLLMAWVLTLPAAMLLAGSLYWLLNQIF from the coding sequence ATGGCAACCCCGTCATTGGCCAGCCAGCCGCAACTGGCCCACCGCGATTCCCGCCCGCAGCTCTCGCACAAACCCGGGCGCGCCACCTTATTTCTGTTCTTCGGCCTGCTCATGGCCGGCATCGCCTACACCGCCTGGAGCCTCAAGCAAGACGTCAGTGCCAGCGGCACCGTGATCACCACGGTCACGCCGTTTCTGCTGCTGGGCCTGGCGCTGTTGATCGCCCTGGGCTTCGAATTCGTCAATGGCTTCCACGATACCGCCAATGCAGTGGCCACGGTGATTTATACCCACTCGTTGCCGGCGCCGGTGGCGGTGGTCTGGTCAGGGCTGTGCAACTTCCTTGGCGTGCTGCTTTCCAGCGGCGCGGTAGCGTTCGGCATCATTGCCCTGCTGCCGGTGGAGTTGATCCTGAAGGTGGGCTCCACGGCAGGGTTTGCCATGGTCTTCGCCTTGCTGCTGGCCGCAATCATCTGGAACCTCGGCACCTGGTGGCTGGGCTTGCCGGCGTCCTCTTCGCATACGCTGATCGGCTCGATCATCGGCGTGGGCGTGGCCAACGCCCTGATGCACGGGCGTGACGGCACCAGCGGGGTGGACTGGAGCCAGGCCAGCAAGGTCGGCTATGCCCTGCTGTTCTCGCCGCTGATCGGCTTTGCCTGCGCGGCCCTGCTGCTGCTTTCCCTGCGGGCACTGCTCAAGCGCAAGGCGTTGTACCAGGCGCCTGAAGGCCGCACGCCGCCACCGTGGTGGATACGGGGCGTACTGATCCTGACCTGCACCGGGGTGTCGTTCGCCCACGGCTCCAACGATGGGCAAAAAGGCATGGGCCTGATCATGCTGATCCTGGTCGGTACCCTGCCGATGGCCTACGCACTGAACAAGACCATGCCCAGCGAGCAGGCGCTGCAGTTTTCCGCCGTCGCCGAGGTCACCCGACAAGCCTTGGTGCGCACCGACCCAACCCCGTTGCCCGGTGACCCGCGCCTGGTGCTGACCGCCTTCATCTCCGAGCCCAAGGCCGCCCCGCAACTGGTACCTGCCCTCGCCTCGCTGACCGGCATGATCGGCGAAGAAGTCAAAGGCTATGGCTCGCTCAAGCGCGTGCCGGCCGAAGCCATGGCCAACGTGCGCAACGACATGTACCTGACCAGCGAAGCGATCCGCCTGATGGAGAAGAACCAGCTGGTGACCTTCGATGCCGATACCCGCAGCCACCTGCAACTGTTCAAGACTCAACTGGACGACGCCACCCGCTACATCCCGTTGTGGGTCAAGGTGGCCGTGGCCATCGCCCTGGGGCTGGGCACCATGGTTGGCTGGCGGCGCATCGTGGTGACGGTGGGCGAGAAGATCGGCAAAACCCACCTGAGCTATGCCCAGGGCGCTTCGGCCGAAGTGGTGGCGATGTGCACCATCGGCGCGGCGGACATGTTCGGGTTACCGGTATCGACCACCCATGTGCTGAGTTCCGGCGTGGCCGGGACCATGGTTGCCAATGGTTCGGGGATTCAGAAGCGCACGCTGATCAACCTGCTGATGGCCTGGGTGCTGACCTTGCCGGCGGCGATGCTGTTGGCGGGGAGCCTGTACTGGCTGCTCAACCAGATTTTTTGA
- a CDS encoding alginate O-acetyltransferase AlgX-related protein: MKTLLTSALGLAMTLLSLSGQAAPAGKAGCENLQCMVCPALSDPQRYGEGRMKLMREIVPGKDRWLFRSMVDLTNDFGIPAPMRPEFARLMQAFERQGIHVAMAIQPTRGLMHRDKLLPGQLHGFDYARASSNLGAYLGQLRQGGAVVAPMMQLVQQPPKDEYFFRRDHHWTPHGAEATARLMADEIRRQPFYAGLARKAYRTEPGVMVPKDGTLNLALSYICGNNYGFQYVRGYQTIPEAAGADALFDEAPDPEVILVGDSNAAAREDESKQFNFDGYLKQYLGVDILNYALPGVGEDGSLLEYLLSSDYKPKAPPKLIVWELPANYRLDSPLMYRQLVPAVQGGCSASREVLGSKLQRPALKVGERIELLSNAGSGRQSLSGSKGFLDIRLSDKNVKDFYIIVYYDNGARDKVWFRREAAVTGGQYYLELSKDPAFAGANLLSVFMEPTKAGAAATDVETRLCL; encoded by the coding sequence ATGAAGACGCTTCTAACCTCCGCCCTCGGCCTGGCCATGACGTTGCTGAGCCTGTCCGGGCAGGCCGCCCCGGCGGGCAAGGCCGGCTGTGAAAACCTGCAATGCATGGTCTGCCCGGCGCTGAGCGACCCGCAACGCTATGGCGAAGGGCGCATGAAGCTGATGCGCGAGATCGTGCCCGGCAAGGACCGCTGGCTGTTCCGCTCGATGGTCGACCTGACCAACGACTTTGGCATCCCTGCCCCCATGCGCCCGGAGTTCGCCCGCCTGATGCAGGCCTTCGAGCGCCAGGGCATCCATGTGGCCATGGCGATCCAGCCGACCCGCGGGCTGATGCACCGTGACAAGCTGCTGCCCGGCCAACTGCACGGCTTCGACTACGCCCGCGCCAGCAGCAACCTGGGCGCCTACCTGGGGCAGCTTCGCCAGGGTGGCGCGGTGGTGGCGCCGATGATGCAACTGGTGCAGCAGCCGCCCAAGGACGAGTACTTCTTCCGCCGCGACCACCACTGGACGCCCCACGGTGCCGAGGCCACCGCCAGGCTGATGGCCGATGAAATCCGCCGGCAACCGTTCTACGCCGGGTTGGCCAGGAAGGCCTACCGCACCGAACCCGGGGTGATGGTGCCCAAGGACGGTACGCTGAACCTGGCGCTGAGCTACATCTGTGGCAACAACTATGGTTTCCAGTACGTGCGCGGCTATCAGACCATCCCCGAGGCCGCTGGCGCCGATGCGCTGTTCGACGAAGCGCCCGACCCCGAGGTGATCTTGGTCGGCGACAGTAACGCAGCGGCCCGTGAGGACGAGAGCAAGCAGTTCAACTTCGATGGCTACCTGAAGCAGTACCTTGGGGTGGACATCCTCAACTATGCGTTGCCGGGGGTTGGCGAGGATGGCTCGTTGCTGGAGTACCTGCTGTCGAGCGACTACAAACCCAAGGCACCGCCCAAGCTGATCGTCTGGGAGCTGCCGGCCAACTACCGGCTCGACTCGCCGCTGATGTACCGCCAACTGGTGCCTGCGGTGCAGGGGGGGTGTTCGGCGTCCAGGGAAGTGCTGGGGTCGAAACTGCAACGCCCGGCGCTGAAGGTGGGCGAGCGGATCGAGCTGTTGAGCAATGCCGGCAGTGGGCGGCAGTCGCTGAGCGGTTCGAAGGGGTTTCTCGACATTCGCCTGAGTGACAAGAACGTCAAGGACTTCTACATCATCGTTTATTACGACAACGGGGCGCGGGACAAGGTGTGGTTCCGCCGTGAGGCGGCGGTGACCGGGGGGCAGTACTACCTGGAGCTGAGCAAGGACCCAGCGTTTGCAGGGGCCAACTTGTTGTCGGTGTTCATGGAGCCGACCAAGGCGGGGGCTGCGGCTACCGATGTGGAGACTCGACTGTGTCTGTGA
- a CDS encoding alginate O-acetyltransferase, whose amino-acid sequence MYPVMNTASKANGLIFALVLGAMFIYSLPPVVSFARTSTDTWNLFVDGKLLRKFEQAYDKRFFLRDPSVELWADAQFHLFGEGTKGVVLGKEGWLYTNQEYRVPYDLDANLASQLAQITKVQAQLAEHGKQLVILPLPMKLDVYAAHAQQAFDPRVSSLYDRFVGELQSRQLDVVPLRSAFLANLNGPQLFLKSDTHWSPEGARLSAYELARQRPQLLGDQVYVSHKAGEKSVKGDLMNYLQFDHARLAPQYGPNPIALYETLKAEQKADDLFAEQEQSLLLVGTSYSKIDDWNFVGFLKEALNRDLLSIAVEARGPFEAMNQFLASDQLANAQIDTVVWEFPLRTLLAHRPGSLSHSATPQHF is encoded by the coding sequence ATGTACCCAGTAATGAACACGGCCAGCAAGGCCAACGGCCTGATCTTCGCCCTGGTGCTGGGGGCGATGTTCATCTACTCGCTGCCGCCGGTGGTGAGCTTCGCCCGCACCTCGACCGACACCTGGAACCTGTTCGTCGACGGCAAACTGCTGCGCAAGTTCGAACAGGCCTACGACAAGCGTTTCTTCCTGCGTGACCCTTCGGTGGAGCTGTGGGCCGATGCCCAGTTCCACCTGTTCGGCGAAGGCACCAAGGGCGTGGTGCTGGGCAAGGAGGGTTGGCTCTACACCAACCAGGAGTACCGCGTGCCCTACGACCTGGACGCCAACCTGGCCAGCCAGCTCGCGCAGATTACCAAGGTGCAGGCGCAACTGGCCGAGCATGGCAAGCAGCTGGTGATCCTGCCGTTGCCGATGAAGCTGGACGTGTACGCGGCCCATGCCCAACAGGCCTTCGACCCACGGGTGAGCAGCCTCTACGACCGCTTTGTCGGTGAGCTGCAGAGCCGCCAGCTGGACGTGGTACCGCTGCGTTCTGCCTTCCTCGCCAACCTCAACGGCCCACAACTGTTCCTCAAGTCCGACACCCACTGGAGCCCGGAAGGCGCGCGGCTGTCGGCCTACGAGCTGGCGCGCCAGCGCCCGCAGTTGCTCGGTGATCAGGTGTACGTGTCGCACAAGGCCGGCGAGAAGAGCGTCAAGGGCGACCTGATGAACTACCTCCAGTTCGACCACGCCCGCCTGGCACCGCAATACGGCCCCAACCCGATCGCCCTGTACGAAACCCTCAAGGCCGAGCAGAAGGCCGACGACCTGTTCGCCGAGCAGGAGCAGAGCCTGCTGCTGGTAGGCACCAGCTACAGCAAGATCGACGACTGGAATTTCGTCGGCTTTCTCAAGGAGGCGCTCAACCGTGACCTGTTGAGCATCGCCGTGGAAGCCCGTGGCCCCTTCGAGGCGATGAACCAGTTCCTGGCCAGCGACCAGTTGGCCAACGCGCAGATCGACACCGTGGTCTGGGAATTCCCCCTGCGCACCCTGCTCGCCCACCGGCCCGGTTCACTCAGCCACAGCGCCACACCCCAACATTTCTGA
- a CDS encoding polysaccharide lyase — translation MSVTPIAGKPAPTGISSAHAMSVGAGLPAMGRKAAPLWLAIALLAPQAHAAQSIWPPHSTPQSAMIADYRTLSCTREPPAPYTGALHLQSKYDQRDASKSTLRSSPDADSERIGKQVKQFVGGLIYASKHFQRASKPQEANMALACQDQWLQRWAEAGALLNPDASGTGMAARKWALAAMAGSVLLTQAASDGKLQLSPAQKTWFTRLGERVIAEYDPRRTASGVYFNNHDYWAAWAVAAAGMLVGRDDFIQWADGNLRRGLAQAVRSSDGSYAYLPLEVARSKLAATYSQYALVPLVLLAESARANGLPWSADDQHTLDLLANFAARSVLAPDELPELKGQSQTEVAPYKLAWLIPFLQRNPHHALARQLYDSEDGEVDNYSQLGGPLKPFYSPLPGSRS, via the coding sequence GTGTCTGTGACCCCCATCGCCGGCAAGCCGGCTCCCACAGGGATCTCCAGCGCCCACGCGATGAGTGTGGGAGCTGGCTTGCCAGCGATGGGCCGCAAAGCGGCCCCGCTTTGGCTGGCTATCGCCCTGCTGGCCCCCCAAGCCCACGCCGCCCAATCCATCTGGCCCCCCCACAGCACGCCACAGTCGGCGATGATCGCCGACTACCGCACCCTGTCCTGCACCCGGGAGCCCCCCGCGCCCTATACCGGCGCCCTGCACCTGCAAAGCAAGTACGACCAGCGCGACGCCAGCAAGTCGACCCTGCGCAGCAGCCCTGACGCCGACAGCGAACGCATCGGCAAGCAGGTCAAGCAGTTCGTCGGCGGCCTGATCTACGCCAGCAAGCACTTCCAGCGCGCCAGCAAACCCCAGGAAGCCAACATGGCCCTGGCCTGCCAGGACCAGTGGCTGCAGCGCTGGGCCGAAGCCGGCGCCCTGCTCAACCCCGACGCCAGCGGCACCGGCATGGCCGCGCGCAAATGGGCGCTGGCGGCCATGGCCGGCAGCGTGCTGCTGACCCAGGCCGCCAGCGACGGCAAGCTGCAACTGAGCCCCGCGCAAAAAACCTGGTTCACCCGCCTGGGTGAACGGGTGATCGCCGAATACGACCCGCGCCGCACGGCCAGCGGTGTTTACTTCAACAACCACGACTATTGGGCCGCCTGGGCCGTGGCCGCCGCGGGCATGCTGGTGGGCCGCGACGACTTCATCCAGTGGGCAGACGGCAACCTGCGCCGGGGCCTCGCCCAGGCCGTGCGCAGCAGCGACGGCAGTTATGCCTACCTGCCGCTGGAGGTGGCCCGCAGCAAGCTGGCCGCCACCTACAGCCAGTACGCCCTGGTGCCGCTGGTGCTGCTGGCCGAATCGGCGCGGGCCAACGGCCTGCCGTGGAGCGCCGACGACCAGCACACCCTCGACCTGCTGGCCAACTTCGCCGCCCGCAGCGTGCTCGCCCCGGATGAGCTGCCCGAACTCAAGGGCCAGTCACAGACGGAGGTGGCGCCCTACAAGCTGGCCTGGCTGATCCCGTTCCTGCAGCGCAACCCGCACCATGCTCTGGCGCGCCAGCTGTACGACAGCGAAGACGGCGAGGTGGACAACTACAGCCAGCTCGGTGGCCCGCTCAAACCCTTCTATTCGCCCCTGCCCGGATCAAGGAGCTGA